GCAAATGCCTGCATGCCGGCAAGTGCTTCGGCATAGCGCTTGCCGCGATAGTCCCGCAGATACGCCTCACGTCGTCGGCTGCTGCCTGCGGAGGTGCAGCCGGCCGGCAACCGCAGATAGTCGCCTTCGAAATGAGCGCGTATGCCACAGTAATAGCGGCAGCTATCCTGGGTGAGTGCGGCGATGTTGAAGCCCCCTGCCAACGGCTTGAACGAGAGCTTGCAGGGCGCGTCGCCAACATCGCTCACTTCGGCCTTGTCGCCCTGCAGCGTACCCTCCAGCGAGCAGCTGTGGCCGTTGGCGCCCACGGCGAAAATCTCGAGGTGGCGCGCACCACCCTTGTCGCTGACCTGCAGGCTGCCCCAGCCGTGCTTGGTGCTGTATTGGCCGGGCGCCGGACCAGCCGCCGCCACGCCGAAAGCCACCAGCCACACCAGCATCCCGCACCATCCATATCGCCGTGCCATCGCCTCGTCCTGTGTTCGACCGGAGCACAAGTGTGCGACATCGTGGTAACTCCAAGCGAGCGTCGTGTTTGCGCTGCCGCTGAGCAGAGCGTGCTTCCGCTGTCTTGACATAGTGTGCGCTATTGGCGGAGGCCCTCGGCCAACAGCGCCTAGCGGCAATTCGCAGCTATGTCGGTCAGCCTTATGAGATCAGAGTCACTCACTCAGCACCGTGGGCTACGCGGGTGGCGTTAACACCGCAGAGCGCGTGCAAGAAATATCTGACAAAATCATCGTTCACCTACTTACCAGAAGCAGGTATCACCGCCGACAGACGTCATCCCGTATTCAAACCATCGTTGGGTATTCGCCTCTGGACTCTCCGACATGGCACGCCCTCCTCGCCTGGATATCCCACATGTTGCCCAACATGTCGTGCAACGTGGCAACGACCGTATGCCGTGCTTCTTCGAAGACGTCGACTATCGCCATTACCTGACCATGCTGCATGAAGCCGCGACTGCGCAAGGCTGCCGGATTCATGCCTATGTGCTGATGACCAATCACGTACATCTCATGGCGACGCCCTCCGCGAAGGGAGCCGTCTCGCGCATGATGCAGGCGCTCGGCCGTCGCTACGTCAGCTACATCAACATCAAGTACCGACGCACCGGCACGCTCTGGGAAGGCCGCTATAAGGCCTGCCTGGTCGACGCCGAACGGTATGTCCTGGCCTGCTACCGATACATCGAGCTCAACCCAGTGCGAGCCGCAATGGTGACCGACCCTGGCGCCTACCGCTGGTCGAGCCACCGCTACAATGCTCAGGGCATCCATGATCCATTGATCACTCCACACGAAA
The window above is part of the Xanthomonas campestris pv. badrii genome. Proteins encoded here:
- a CDS encoding transposase; this translates as MARPPRLDIPHVAQHVVQRGNDRMPCFFEDVDYRHYLTMLHEAATAQGCRIHAYVLMTNHVHLMATPSAKGAVSRMMQALGRRYVSYINIKYRRTGTLWEGRYKACLVDAERYVLACYRYIELNPVRAAMVTDPGAYRWSSHRYNAQGIHDPLITPHETYLALDVQPVKRLAAYRVLFAEAIDQQRLAEIRIYLEQQRALGTPRFQTQIEAMLGRCATTRPRGRPSASSK